The Zeugodacus cucurbitae isolate PBARC_wt_2022May chromosome 4, idZeuCucr1.2, whole genome shotgun sequence genome includes the window AAGCATAATAACCAAATCAACTGGGTTCGAAAGAACAATGAAAAAGGTGAAACTTCATCAATATAGATTTAATTAGATTATTTTCTATAAGAATGAAATTTACTCGTACATGCAGTATTCTTAATTTGGGCAACTCTTGGAACAAGTTTTTAGGTGTTTCTTTACGATAACGTGAAGACTTAAGTACTCCCGTTTAAGTGCCGTTCTCGCTCAAGTGACATTTTGCGGCAttgtttttctctaaatttacatattaagcTCCCCGCTTAAATGCGTGTAATATTTgaggaaactttagtatactatcccaggctttcggtaacaaaatgggtatcgttggaaagaggaggttctccagattaagaatatatatacatatagctctcggggtcggctttagtataccgtcccacgatttcggggttaaaatgaatatggcggatagaggaggatctccagattaccaatatatataattattgccgccgcatatttatagtttctgagatatttgcaattaaagatataaaattaacaattttcaacacgttatttctcactgtatattgatttttttcacatatattttgcacattattcatattgaaaattacaaccTTTTGTCAATGCGAATATTGTTGTCGAAACTTCCCCAATCGCAGACAACTTGTGccttaacttgtttttttttgttttaaatttaagatttttctggagcaaaaatgtgcaaaaagctaggaaaaacaattttttctcatttttttaaattatgagcTTTTCAGACCAAAAAACAtgatcctttaattttttcaaaaatttgttcgagtgaaacaaaaaaacggctggctgaattaatttgatttttttgtagggTTTCTGTGGGCATATTGAACTGTAAAAGGCACACTTAACATTAGTggtttcctcaatattttcgatctagcgcacgattttccaaaaaaccaccaaaatcccttttttgttacattttcaaattcatgcgacaataagaaaataattttttttggaaaatcaatggctagtcgttaatgagaattcattcaagttcttgaaacccaccattaactttctgtgcgatcattggttgctgagatatcgataatcaaagacaaaaAGATCCTTTTCCATTTGAATTCAATTTCCATCCTATCTCGACGAGAAGTGGACATATCGAggtgttcaaaaaaccaaattaaagctaaataaacAAAGTATCCGATCCTAATAGTGGTTAAGCTAAACAAACTTTTTTCACGCCCcgtaaacacaaaaaaaaaaaattaaaaaattaaaaaatttttttactggttttttgttgctggtttttctacgattactcaaaaaccgcacaggttaaaaatttttaaagttctaatccaaaaactagacacttggagctatagtttccttctttatcgatttcttgtacgaccatttctttcgaagttacggcctgttgaaatttgcccaaaaatttaattttgatcccttaattttttccagtagtgtagtttccttacatcgcaatgatatgttgtgaaaataggccaaatcgcttcacaatcacgcctacttcctatataccagaactttgaagacaatctgagtcgtttactttacaatatataaagtaagtactagtgaagatatcgatgcttctaacctaatattatggtttccaactttcaatggactttatacaatatatatgacgaatatgtgggtcaaattgtgtattatataatataaataaagtttaataaataaattgcgagagtataaaatgttcggttacacccgaacttagcccttccttacttgttatacatattttatatagtatactttatgtaacgagacacatctttaaagcagtccttaatggattttatgcttaTCTTTATTGACTCTAAAAAACGGTTTCACTGTGCTTGGTGCACTTACGTTTATCTGCCCAACAGttttagtcttccatctttatttgattttttttaattggagaTATATTGGAAAGATGGAAAGGCTTAGTGCTGGCGTGTAtaccaaaagaagtagtggAGAAATCTGCGTCCTgaaaactttcttctaaaatatgtgatACTTCCAGAGTCTCATACTCCCCGCTTGCGGCTAATCTGACTTCTCTACTTGGTGGTCCAGCTAATTACCGAACCGCATCAATTTCGCAACAGCTTCTTCCAAAGGAGATAGTAGTAACTGTTGATTAACTCTTCCTCTTGTTGGTCTAGTTTCGGACTTTTTGTGTTctattttttcttcgttttgaattttaagatctttcGTATCTTAAATATAGTCTGAGATCTAAAAatgctatttttttaactttatgccAACCATCTCCGACACGAGATGGCGGTGCgaatggatttagttttttggaaatatccCTCCAATATACACTGTTTCCGATTTCGAATTTTCATCTTTACCTCAAATATTCCTTTAAAAAACGcatcgtttctatgtcgctctcAATTATGGCAACGACAAAGAACGACTGTTTCCATGTCGTTTCTAAactcgtttcaaattggggaatctcaatctatttataggttttcggcaAGAATGGTAGaataaatgaatgttaaacatttattttgttaaataaaagaagaggaattttggcaaaaacagaggaattttcgcaaaaagaggaatttgtggatgaatttatatatggtatctacaatgtggcagcgcttgttttccgcataattgtaaacacataaatcttaGAATGAAAGGTGatttttaaaacaagtaatttttgtttaaaaaactttaaataaatgtaaaatttgaattttattgaatgttagtaatgtaatttctaatatttgaagtgaaaaaagagtgtaaaatgtgttaaagtgtgtgaaattgcttgttgaaaattttgatttttttttatctttaaagcggtatatctcgaaaactaggcgtctgcggtacctataaccctatatattttttaatcgggaGGACGTTCTCTTTCCAACGGTGCCCTCAGATCGCCATACTAATCGGAATTGTGCCATCAATTGGTTtcaataaaaagtgtttattttgggctaattaaCCTAAAAATGAActcaaatcttggcgccccaGTAAGTAAAGGTTAtgtcgaaaactactaaaagtgcgttaattcaCAAACAAAAAACGGCGTCAACCctcaattttacagaagaaatggaatAGGAATCTGCACTCAGGTTTTTTAATTCTAATGACACGGATAAAACATGAGCAAAATCCGATCACAATCACGCCAACTCcttatacagttgatctcctttttgcacggttaactgggacagtaaattatccgtgcaaaaataaaccgtgcaaaaaaacacagattttaatataaaactctCTATAAggacaaatttacaaaaaaaatcgtgcaaaaaagataaacgtttaaaaaatatctaattttatatgtgaatctatctattcgtacagtgagaacTTACACAATTAAAACACTATATATTTTCAtggtattatatacatatgtattactttTAAAAGGAACGAACAAAACAGGGAAAGTTAAcaaaatgaatataatataaaatacgttTATGGTTTAAAAAAATCAGTCATTAATCGCTGCGTCTTCTTTTCTTTCACTTCTTCATAAAGCTCACGGTAGCATTCTACTGCTTCATTTAATTGGCGCTGGAATCTTGCAGACCGTTCCGTGTTTGGGTCGAAGTTGAGGAAATGATTTTCTAACTCCATCGCTATGTTTAATCCATTTTGGATCAAAGATGCACTAAGACCAGCTGCGTTTGAATGTGCCGCCCTGTCCTCATCATTATCTTTGTTGTCATTACAATCGTTTTctgcaaaattttgcaaaatctcatcatCGGAAATAACAACATTTTCGAAAAGTTCATTGATATCTTCAATGGTTATATCGTGGAATCCTTCTCCTCCGATCGCGTGGGAAACTTGGAAAATATCGGCATATTCAGATAGTGTCTCATTCTCAGTATCCATTACCGCTACATCCGCCCACAGGTTTTTCCAGCACCTATTTAAAGTGGTTTTCTTAATTTCTCTTACAGAGCAACTAATGCAGTCTATGCAGTTTTTTAAATCGAATGTTTTACGCAGATATTACGTTCATTTCGTTATTTGTTTCAATTTCGTTTATTATGTGTTGAAAAGAATGCTTCACATAATAACGTTTAAAAGTAGCAATAATGCCCTGATCGAGTGGTTGTATTAACGACGTCGTATTAGGAGGTAGAAACATTATCTTCACGTTTTTATGGGAAATGTCTGGATGACCAGGAGCGTTGTCTATAACTAGTAAAACTTTGAAATCAAGTTGTTTTGAGCGGAGATACTCTCGAACTTCAGGTACAAAATGATTTAAGAACCAGTCCTTGAAAAGTGAAGCTGTGACCCAAGCCTTTTTATTTGCCATCCAATGGACCGGAAGCTTGGTTTTATCAATACCTGAGGAACAAATTAGcgaattaaaatacatatcagTGTTAGAAACAAAACATTCTAACTGACCTTTTAAGGCCCTATGGTTAAGATTTTTGTTAACAAGAAGAGGTTTCAACATTTTGTCTCCTGATGCATTGCTGCATAACAACAACGTGATACGCTCCTTTGCTACTTTAAAACCTTTCACAGACTTTTCTTGCTTTGCCACATAAGTCCGACTAggcatttttttccaaaagagTGCGGTCTCATCCGCATTGAATACTTGGTGAGCCTCATAAGTGGAAGGTTCTTCGTTTTTAATTGTAACATAAAATTGTTGCATCTTTGCTTTTATACACCTTGTATCAATAGGAATCCTCTTTACTGCATTGTCATCAATCCAACATAAAAGTGCACGTTCTGCTTTCAAAATTGCAACATCGCGAACATAAAACCCACTTAAAAAGCACCCAGTACTGGCGGCTGCAACCACTTTTCTTATCGTTGTTTCATTCCTCCTTATGGTACGAATTGTTGCTTCGTGTATATTTCTACgctttgatattgttgcaatcTTTTCTCCCGCTTTTAATtcatctaaaattttaattttttcctttaaatttaattttcttcgcttgGACGCCATATCGCTGTGTTTTCTTATGACATTTCtttatttaccttttttatCAATTCTTTACTTTGACATCCAATAACAGCAGTGTACTTTTAAGTAAGTAAAATTGAGAGTTGCATTTGTTTgaataacactgtgatagttttttccaaaaaaaaaagacaagaccaaattcgacggtttccccctatttcgggtcctacgaatcgaactgcatcattacttttttgagttacaatcatggtttcatacaaaattttttttttgaagtttttcatcaaagtggcccattgtaagagaaaggcacttttttcttcggtctctaacttttttaatgttgacttttttggtaaactttctttggcaaagcttctcagaataagtctgtctttaagttcttagaggactgtaaaccccaaaatcaatgtttttgtgtccttatagccaatatatcgaaaaaactgaaatttaattcatttttttaatgtttttgccctcaggtttcgtcaatattttaatttaccctttgatacttatacattaagtgacacccCATCACATTATAAAccaatataatgtatgtattaaaatatctgagggatttacctatattttcggtgaaaaattacccttaggcactgagttcttcatgttcgatatcagaggccttgaaaagtcatggtccgattttgacaatttttccacaagtgatgtcacagctcaaatacagtatttgtctagagttttattccgctagcttcattggttccttatgaatacattataaagtgaacgaatcagatggaattcagaattgagttatatgggaagtagacgtagttgtgaaccgatttcgcccatattcgacccgtgtcatcagggtgtctagaaagtgttatataccgatatatatatatatatatatatttcattgaaatcagtcgaatagttcttgagatatgatttttgacccataagtgggcgacgccacgtccattttcccgCCCACGAGAGTTTTCATGCCCactcttttccaaaaaaattacatccaaatgtgcccctccctaatgggatcctatgttccaaatttcattttcataactttatttatggcttagttatgacactgtataggttttcggtttccaccattttgtgggcgtggcagtggaccgattttgcccattttcgaaagcagggtgccaaggaacatatgttccaagtttcattaagatatcttaatgtttactcaagttatcgcttgcacggacagacggacagacatccggatttcaaatccactcgtcatcctgatcatttatatatatataaccccatatctaactcttttatttcttggtgacacaaacaaccgttatgtgaacaaaactataatactctgtgcaacagtttgcgagagtataaaaatcgctgaaatcgggctataagttttcaagggcccagataccgaacatgaggacctgagtgcttgtgaccaattttttacagaaaatatcattaaatatcAATTATTCTAAAAAGATGTTTTCCTTATAATAATGTGACtatgtgccaaaaatggttaaaatcgggtaatactTCCTCAAGCCCCCATACACCATGtaccataaataatgttttcgaCGTTAGTGAACAAATTTCTCGTTTTCTTTCCGaaaccaaacaaaaatatttacaacaagtaacgacgggctaagttcgggtgtaactgaaattttcaaactctctttttatactctcgcaacaaagttgctaagagggtATATAGTTTTGTTGACGTAACAGTTGTttataacacccaaaactaaacgagttagatatagggttatacataccaaactgatcaaggtgaagagtggagttcaaatccggatgtctgtaaaatttggtacaatgaatcgcactatgaaggggcatatttggatgtaattttttgagaagtgggcgtggcccgccctcaaataggtttttgtatatatctcgcaaaccaatgaagctatataaaccaaactttctgcagtcgtttcttttagccacttcttaatacagtccatatggtttttgacccataagtgggcgacgccacgcccattttccattttgtaaaaaaaaaatctgagtgcagtttccatctgccatttcttatgcgaaatttagtgtttctgacgtttttcgttagtgagttaacccatttttagtatttttcaacataacttttgtatgggaggtgggcgtggttattatcaaatttcatttattttcatggCGTGTGATGGGGTACACAAGGGGAGTGAATACaagtaatatgtaaatataacctaaaatttcttggatctcacttttttgaaaattctcgcGAAATAGCGGATATACTCGTTGAAATAGTAAGCCTTTAAACAAGGGTTATTCAAACACCCTTGTCTCTCacatattataaattaagtaaaatgtaatttttatagatttctttaaaatggtaaattaatttgttaaattattgttgtttttcaatacatagataaatatttccttAGGACAAGCTTATAGatagtttatattatttcaaagaaacTGTTTTTATGGTAAACTGAGCCGAATAATTTAATGTTAGCAAAATTATTCTAAGAGTCCACAAATcttgtatttgaaatatttttgtagtatttctcattcatttaatttttttaatcgggGTAAgtgttgaatatttattaaaaagaacCTTTATTTTGGagcgaaatattaataaagccAGAGGACATTGATCTACTGTTTAGCTATGACAGATAAGACTATATgtgagcttttaattattattgaataaataattgaattagcTAATTAATTTCATCTAATTGTCTCACGAAAAGAAGAAAAGTGCAAATTAAGTGGAATTTATTGGACAGAAATTAATTTTCCAGCAAGACAATTAGCAACCTAATGTTGCAAGAAAACTGTTGATTTCTGGCAgtcttgaaatataaatattctcgATCGGCCTGCAATCAGTCTCGACCTAAACCCGTGGTCTATGTTATCTGTCAAGGCTTCGGATAGGGGCGGCAATTTGATAACGTAAAATGCATAACAAATTCCATTGTCGGAATGGAAAACAATTAATCAAAGATTTAtccattatttaattaattctatgCCCAGACGGCTGACATCATAGTAAACTATATATTATTCTCTTAACTATTAAAACTATAACAAATAATATGACATCCctattatgtatctataatagcctGAGTCCAGTCGCCCAAAGGCTACCGTAGAccgaaaaattaagcaaaaataaatgtttccaAAAACTAACTGTATCATTCGTTGAATTACACTAGTGATTGTATACACATGATTTGTTTTTAACCGATTTGAATTTTAGAATACGCACAGTCCCTCACACACAAAGTTTGTACATGTTTGACTCCACAAATCCAAAACCAAAAATTCTTAAGTGGTTTTCCGGGAAGATTTCGATGGATATAAGCATCGGAAGTTGTGATTCTGAAGACGATTATAAGGTAAACTGTAAATTATTCcctattttccttaaaaaacaCAACTTTTTTAAAGCAGGGTCAAAATGTTGCAGACATTCAGCCCTATTgtaaacttcttcttcttcttgactggcgtagacaccgcttacgcagttatagccgagtccaaaacagcgcgccacgtatccctctttctggcagtttggcgccaattgattataccaagcgaagccatgtccctctccacctggtccttccatcggagtggaggtctccctcttcctcggcttccaccagcgggtactgcatcgaatactttcagagctggagcactttcatccattcgaacaacatgacctagccagcgtagccgctgtttttttattcgctggactatgtctatgtcgtcgaataacacatacagctcatcgttccatcgtctgcggtatttgccgttgccaatgtttaagggaccataaatcttccgcaaaacctttctctcgaaaactcctagtgccgtctcatcggatgttgacatcgtccacgcttctgcaccgtaaagtaggacgggaatgatgagggacttgtagagtttggtttttgttcgtcgagagaggactttacttttcaattgcctactatgtccatagtagcacctgttggcaagagtgattctgcgttggatttccaggctgacattgttattgctgttaatactggttcccaggtagacgaaattatctacaacttcaaagttatgactgtcaacagtgacgtgggagccaagacgcgaatgcgctgactgtttgtttgatgacaggagatatttcgtcttgtcctcgttcaccaccagacccatacgcttcgcttccttatccagtctggaaaaagcagaactacggcgcgggtgttgtttccaatgatatcgatatcatcggcgtacgccagtagctgtacactcttgtagaagattgtaccgtCTCTATTTACCTCTGCagatcttataattttctccagcatcaagttaaagaagtcgaaAGAAGAAACTTCATGTGAAAGAATATTCCGAATGAAAAAACTCACACATTTCGGTTTTTTGTatcatgaatttttatttccacacgaaagaaaatttcgtatcatgaatttcgGCATTGagtattatactctcgtagtaactttgttgcgagagtataataataaatattttaccgaTGGAGAATTCATCAAGGTGGTGACCAAGTCAGTACTTCCATGCTTTGGAAAGTCTGGTTTGATGCTTGCGGAACTTATTGAACAGGTACCATTATCAGCCCGAACGATTTGCCGTCGAACTGAAGATATAAGTTCCTATATTAAAGCCAAATCAAAGCAAACATTTTCTGAatgtaacttttatttaataagtcTTGATGAAAGTAAAGATCAAAATGATTTGTCCCTATTAATTATTTGCATCAGAGGTGTATATCAAGTCCATCAACAAGCTCTATTAGCAAACGAAATTAATGATATTAGCGAAATGCAGTTGGCAGTTagtgttattaataaaataagagGGGGCACAATTATTTGTCTCATAGAAAATTTACCCAGTTTTTAGACGATAGTAATGCTGAGCATgaagatttgttgttgtacaaagaAGTACGTTGGCATAGCCGTTGCAGAAGCTTTGAACGCCTTTTTCTGCTTCGAAATGAAGTAATGGAATTTTTGGACCTAGAAAAAGAAGTCGATttgctttcaaaatttaaacaccctttatttttgttggAATTGGGCTTTCTTGTAGATATATcttgtttcttcaataaattaaatttagtgttGCAAGGAAGAAATAAATACGTTTGGGATTTGATCTCCTCAGTcgaaaaattcaaaacacaACTGCAGTCTTTGATTTGAAGAAATGATTTGTCAAGTTTTAGATATACTAATTGTATAGCCCAAGAATTAAAGTTAGTAGGaccttttacaaaattttatgaaataatagggaatatttttaaaaaacttaatagtcGTATTCAAGGTTTTGATGGCATCAAAAATGTTATCGATTTAAACCACAATCCCCTTACATGCGATGTTAATATCTTTAAATtcacaataaaaaatgaaaaaatattaacaaatcaaaatacataaattcaatTTCAGAAATACAAAAACTGTGTTCTATTATTGGTACCACTTACCAATTTGCGAATCCTCGTTTTctactttgaaaaatattcaagttAAGCAGCGTAATCGGTTAAATGA containing:
- the LOC105210775 gene encoding tigger transposable element-derived protein 1-like — its product is MASKRRKLNLKEKIKILDELKAGEKIATISKRRNIHEATIRTIRRNETTIRKVVAAASTGCFLSGFYVRDVAILKAERALLCWIDDNAVKRIPIDTRCIKAKMQQFYVTIKNEEPSTYEAHQVFNADETALFWKKMPSRTYVAKQEKSVKGFKVAKERITLLLCSNASGDKMLKPLLVNKNLNHRALKGQLECFVSNTDMYFNSLICSSGIDKTKLPVHWMANKKAWVTASLFKDWFLNHFVPEVREYLRSKQLDFKVLLVIDNAPGHPDISHKNVKIMFLPPNTTSLIQPLDQGIIATFKRYYVKHSFQHIINEIETNNEMNVISA